In Dermacentor silvarum isolate Dsil-2018 chromosome 2, BIME_Dsil_1.4, whole genome shotgun sequence, the following proteins share a genomic window:
- the LOC119442291 gene encoding phospholipid scramblase 1, with product MMNPAHIPPGLEYLGMIDQIIIKQKVQLLEVFTGFETANKYAIKNSMGQDIFYAVEDTDCCTRNCCGPIRPFGIKVLDNFKREVMYIERPLRCDSCWFPCCLQTMEVMAPPGTTIGYVVQEWSIIYPRFRIENAMHETVLRIEGPACRWNCCCGDVVFHVLSKDGQTQVGRISKQWSGLLKEAFTDAENFGISFPMDMDTSIKAVLIGAAFLIDFMFFEKQANEEQDCFGMF from the exons ATGATGAACCCGGCGCACATACCACCAGGGCTCGAGTACCTTGGCATGATCGACCAGATCATCATCAAGCAGAAAGTGCAGCTTCTCGAAG TGTTCACCGGCTTTGAGACAGCGAACAAGTACGCCATCAAAAACAGCATGGGCCAAGACATTTTCTACGCCGTTGAAG ACACCGACTGCTGCACCCGCAACTGCTGCGGCCCTATCCGGCCGTTCGGCATTAAGGTGCTGGACAACTTCAAGCGCGAGGTCATGTACATCGAACGGCCGCTACGATGCGACAGCTGCTGGTTCCCCTGCTGCCTACAG ACCATGGAAGTGATGGCGCCGCCGGGAACGACCATCGGTTACGTGGTCCAGGAGTGGAGCATCATCTACCCGCGGTTCCGCATCGAGAACGCCATGCACGAGACGGTGCTGCGCATCGAGGGGCCCGCCTGTCGCTGGAACTGTTGCTGCGGAGACGTCGTCTTCCAC GTCCTTTCAAAGGATGGTCAGACGCAAGTCGGAAGGATTTCTAAGCAGTGGTCCGGTCTGTTAAAGGAAGCCTTTACGGACGCAGAAAACTTCGGCATCTCGTTCCCAATGGACATGGACACGAGTATCAAGGCAGTGCTCATCGGCGCAGCCTTTCTCATC GACTTCATGTTCTTCGAGAAGCAGGCCAATGAAGAACAAGATTGCTTTGGGATGTTTTAA